In Thamnophis elegans isolate rThaEle1 chromosome 13, rThaEle1.pri, whole genome shotgun sequence, one DNA window encodes the following:
- the CDK2AP1 gene encoding cyclin-dependent kinase 2-associated protein 1, whose protein sequence is MSYKPLGPAHSPSTSMAGSGQYRHLINDYGPPSLGYTQGAQGPASNQVPQSKYAELLTIIEELGKEIRPTYAGSKSAMERLKRGIIHARGLVRECLAETERNARS, encoded by the exons ATGTCCTACAAGCCCCTCGGGCCAG CTCATTCTCCTTCTACAAGTATGGCGGGCTCGGGCCAGTACCGACACCTGATCAATGACTACGGACCCCCCTCTCTAGGCTACACCCAAGGAGCgcag GGCCCAGCCAGCAATCAAGTCCCGCAGAGCAAATACGCGGAACTCCTGACCATCATCGAAGAATTAGGAAAAGAAATCAGACCGACGTACGCCGGCAGCAAAAGCGCCATGGAAAGGCTAAAACGAG GTATCATTCACGCCAGAGGTCTGGTCCGAGAATGTTTAGCGGAGACGGAGAGAAATGCAAGATCTTAA